One Carya illinoinensis cultivar Pawnee chromosome 5, C.illinoinensisPawnee_v1, whole genome shotgun sequence genomic window, CTTTATATTGAAACCTTACATGCATATTCCTCAATCATTGGTCCGTCTACGGCCTCACAAACGCAGAACAAAAGCGTtttcagatactgcttctgcAATGCATCGTATACACCTGAAAACGCCATATGAAGGAACGTGGAAATGATCCGATCAAATTAACCTAATTAAAACAATGGCGAAAAAGTTAATTCAGATCAAGAGGCTCAAACTAGACGTACCTTTCTCCATCCAATCAATCAGTCGGCGAGACTCTGCATCCATCGGCAtgagcttttttattttcatctctgaAGATTACGTTGTTATTCCAAAGAAAATGACCATCAGGaattttgaacttttgaactatTAAAGTCGAAAAAAACTGACTGAAGAGAGCTTACCCAAAGCGGCAACAGACTTATCATTGAAGTACTTCTCTGGAAATAGGCCTCTGATGTAGGTAATATTGAATATAGCAATGCGGAGCAGGTTCCTCGTCTGTTTGAATTCAAAAAACAATGACTAAAGCTCTAAGATCTAGCAGAcgcaaagaaaaagaatgagaatCTTCTAAGATCTAGCAGAcgcgaaggaaaaaaagaaagagagaatcaCCGTTCACTTCGAACCAAATTTATATGTAGCACTCGAAACAGAGATGAAATTACGAATGTAACTAACTCTAGGAATGATAATTGAAGAACAAGTGTAAGCTTGAGAAAAAAGCGAAAAATCTTCAGTGATTGGTGGAGAGCTTGACATAATTCGTTTTAAGTTGTCCGCATGAGGAATGGATTAGTCGCTAATCACAAAATTCAATAGAAACGGCATTACTGGAAACTCAGTAATTTGCTACATCAAGCTTACCAAGCTCAGATCCGATACATAGTATCAAATTCAACTCTCACAACCTGATGAAATAGATTTGGTATTCGATAACTGACGCATGAGATAATTTGAATAATGActagagaaaataaagaagatgaaaaagCCGAATCCGATCATTTAAATTTCATGTACTACACTCAACTCAAAACTAGAAAAATAGCAACAAACTCAATCTCATTCAATGCGATTGTCCGTGATTCAAAGCCAACATATGAAAGTACTAAAAAAAACGAAATTCTGATGCTGATCACCAGAAGAAGCGAATCCTGCTCGGTGATTTCAGCTTCCTTCACTTTCTGCGCCACAACCTGGGGAAAATAACGACGTTACAAGAGCGATTCTGAAGCGAATGAGCAATTGGCATGTTTAGAGAAGTCGAACGACGTAGAAAGCAATAATTTAAGAGAGCTTTCTCGGCTCACCATGGTCTCAGCGCTTTCAGAGAAAATTAAGAATCGAAGCGAGAGGAGAAAAGCCCGGTGAGTTTTCTTTGAGAATTTGAATCGGAGTAAAGATATGAAAGATGTGGCGGGAGGTGAAGCTGAAGCAACCGGGGGAATTTATAGTTGGCAGTCCGCTGTACTTACAAGGAGTTGGATTACaattacaaaaaatgaaaaataaaaattgttccaCGAGCAGTTAGATTGTAGATTGTGGGGCCGGATCCCCATGATCACGTGCCGGGGCAGGAGGTGCTCTTAGGCCTTTTTAAGCATACCCTTCGGCCTTCACAATGTTCACATCCATTCCCTGCCTAGTGGCAACAGAACAGACCTCGCCTCGTCGccccttttcttttcctattaCCTATTTTCCAAACCAAATTAGCAATGCTCGTTCGACCACATATGCAATGCAATTTCACTTACGTGAAGAAGCACGCGATGTGGCTTCTCTCACCTGGTTAAAAGCACAAGTGAAAACAACTTCTTGTATAACCGGAGTACTGTTGTTGCTTTATTAAATTTCATTATCTCTTCCCTGTTTCTAAGGCCAAGAAGTTTTTCCATTATAATAATGTTCATCACCTTCCATCATATTACATATAAGTTACAGTTGAAACTATTTATTCTCAAGCTAATTTATCCACGGAGCACAACTGAGTGACATCTTCCTTGTATAAAAAGGTTTTTGAACTGTTGATTACACCCTCGATCACATCTactctcttcctcttttttgAAATCACAACCTAACTTCATAAAATGATACAGGTAAAAAACTGGCACAAGTGGCAACGAAACGTAGAACTGGAATTCACATTGAGGCTCATCTTTCAAAAGGATCTCCTCTACTTAAGTTTAGAGGACAAACGGCTGCAGCTACTTTCTCCCGAAGGTTGAATTTCTTTGCAATCAATGGCCGAACGTCTTCAACTCCAACCAAGCTCTCCAAAAACGGAAGTAATACAAGCAGTTCTTTATCCGAGCGATCATCAAACCAGCTTTCAATCGGTATTCCATTGTCAACTTGGAACCCAAAAGCCTAAGAGAAAGCCAACATGTTAACAAAACAAAGACTTCCATCTATGGATATATCCTGTGTAAAGGATGAGCATAAATGCCATATGTTGCATAATTGGCATATTCTCAATGTTTCATTCTCACTGATAGCGAGAGAAATTATTATTCTGAGTTGAAGATATAGACCACTTGCAGAATCATTAATGGAAAAACTAACAGAGGAAGTTTATTACAGTACCTGCGGAGAGTTGTCGACTATGATAACATGTGCCAGATCACGACCAAGAACAGACAAATCTTTGAGGTAATTCCCATCCACATAAACACAGGACTCGCGGTAAACACGATGACGAAATACCTTTCTCTTTGGATCAAGCACATTAAGTAGCTGTTCTGCATAAATGCTTTGACTAGCTGtaaatataataatctcaaaaaggctGGAAACTCTATCCATGAAATCTCTGAGATGAGGACGACATCGAACATAGACTGTATGCTCTTGGAGGTTAAAATTTACAGGAAACGTGAAGTCTGCATCGTTACAAGGTTCTAGGGTGGAGTGCACCAAAGTTTCTGCAAATTGAAGTCTTTCTCAGCATACAAGCATAGATGTGCAAAATTCAAACAGTGCCTCAACAAGCAATGACAATTCAagaagaaggtaaatctttcctttttttttctctcagaagttgaagaaaaagttaaGTCACATACATCATTATGTCCAAATTTAAGCAAGAAAGAATGCAAAAGACTGATGACCCCTGAAAAGTTGTCCCCAGGGAGAGGGTCATATGAAAGAAAGTCATGAAAAAATATTCCACTGCTTGTTCAATCTGATGTATTGTAAAAAATACAGGAACCTACAAGCAGTTGCTTCGCTTTCAGATCCCACTACCACCACATGCATCACAATTTTAGAAGATGAAACTGATGATTTGATGCTCCATCCATCACTTTAATGATGACAATAATACCATGATGAGTGGCAGAAAATTAAAAGCTAAATGTACACCAGATTTATCAATCAtcataaataaatgatgaaaATGATACATTATAGATAgctgtttcctttttcttaccGTCCAAGTCCAAAACAAGAGTAGTAGGAGGGCAACTCCGCGTTTGTTTTGGCAGTAGCATGGGGCGAAAAGTCGGAACAACTAATGACAAGTCTGGTAAATTCTTTATGAAAACGTAAGGATCGAAGTCGTCAAATTCCTCATATTGATCATCCTCCACATAAACATCAGCTGACATAGAATCTTGACCATGCTCATCGATGCATTCAAGCTTAGAATTCTTCATGGCAAGATAGATGGCTGAAACTTCAGATGAAAGACTTGCTCCTTCCAAATCCACATGACAACAAGAATCTATATCATTTCTACCTATGGTATTCATCTGATCTCCAAGTCTCTCGGAATTCAAAATTTCGGATGATGTTTTCGTATCTACATCCATATCTGCAGGGAAGGTCACTGTCTGCTCTGGATAATTATTCTCTTCCCCAATAAGCGATTCAGAAGTTTCTTCATGAGCATTCAACACATCAACCTGGGGGTATTCTGTCTCACGATCTTGACTCTGGTCTCCAGTCCTAAAGTATTTGACAAAATCAACTAGAAGGGAGGGAAATTTTCACGTCAATAAACTAGTGAATACAAGAATATATTCTCCATAGAATTATTCAGAATAACATTTTGCAAATTGAAGAATCAAATTTAGTAAACCCACCTCCATTGGCAATTTCCCCTCCAGCATGTTTAGAAATGTGAAAGGATGGAGAAAATATGGTTTCCATCATGCAATTCGCAGTGTCTTCATTGCAACTCTGCaatatattttaagaaatgtttttttttataagtaatatattttaagaaatgtTAGAAGACATTGTACAAAGACATGGCATTAGTCATTATGAGATGATCTTATGGAAgcgcacatgcatgcatgcatgataaggCTGAATAATTACCTTGCAATCCAAGGAAGCACCACTAACCACATCATGCCCCAAACAAACATCAGGAATCTCATTACGCAACAACTCATATTTAGCATTTAAATTCATTGCCACAACAGGCTCCTTTTTCTTCTTGGGAACAGCACCAGCTGAAATTTATTGTGGGAATATGACAATTAAATTTAACAGAAAAGGGAAGGATTAATAGAGGACACTAAGTGCACTGAATAGACCGATGACAGTGGTATTGATGGTCACTTAAATCACTGAGCTTATTGACCATCACTAACTAATTACATCATGATGTGGTCACTAATATTTCAAATCGCATGATAAAAcatactatattttttattggtaaaatcgcatgataaaacatattataaggCATAAAGAGCACAACATAAATGTCTTTCAGGCGATCTGCATTAAACATTAAGGGAatgcttggggaatgagatgagatgagaattttgtgaatagtagtgagatagtttgatttaagtatttattgggttttggaaaatgagagagaaaaagttgaataaaatatactataaagttaatgaattgttttttgtttgaaagtttgtgaaagttgtaatgattaggttgaaaaagttaatatgattagtttttttttaagtgtttaaaaagttataatgattagtttgaaaatgtttgtatttaaattgtgTTTGGGAAACGAACGAGATGGAAATtgtttccaaacatcccctaaaTGCATGTGCAGCATAAACTATAAAACAGTTATTTACCAAACTTTAATAAACACATTGGAGTATTTCACATTAATTATCctttttttcctcctctttttttttttttttttttttttggggggggggggggggactcaaactataaatatatgataaatatgtaGAGCCATCTGTAACACCATTGATAAGTTGTTATGGCATAAGTAATAATACATGGGGGGAATAAAAGAagaaactaaattttaaaataacttaaaCTGACAAAATGAcacaaaaaaacagaaaaaatgggCAAGAAGaaatgctttaaaaaattgCAACTTATTAGGAACTCTATATAACTAAAATTGTAATAAGGTTTCTGAACATACACATGCggaaatttttctcaaaactattATGTGAATTTATGTAAATAAGTAGGAAGGTAACAACTTACCAAGTCTATGTTTTGTAGCTGTAGATGTAATCAAGTCTTTAACTTTATTTTCCACACCTTGTACATTTTGCTTCTGCTGAGCCCTTGAAACCCTGGGACTGGCGTGCCCACAAGCAGCACTTCctccagaattttttttctttgtttgcatTTCTCTCTGAGGAAGACTTCTCCAACTTAAGATGACTTCCAATACCAACTTGGCTCGGTGTAACAATTCAAATTACAGATCCTGAACAAAAACTGTCCTGTTCTGTGACAATATCCATCGGACAACAGCCAATGATAGGGCAAAGCAATTTGACACAATGAGATTtataatcctttaaattttggaaaaataaaatcaagattCTCCATGCAACCAGAATAGCGAATACCACCACGTATACCATAAAAGTTTGGCAGATCATCAACAGTAAGttctatccatatatatattcctaGACCCAGTTTCATTTTATCGACATTGAGAGATTAAATCATATGAATCTGAATTTTTGTGagttcttttttttgataagtaacttTTTTGTGTGTTCTAAAAATAACTCTCATCATCTAGCACTATTTCATTGAATTCCTTAAATCAAACACTTCCCATAGTACATTACAATAATTAAACTGTATTCTGCTCTAAACATACGTCTTGGGGAAAAGAATGTAGGTGAGATTTGCCCTCGTTGTACCTATATCTAAAAAAATGGCTTTCTATAACAAGGAGAAATAAAGAAGCCTTCACAATAGCTGGAGAGAATTGAGTGGTCATAAAATGGATGCCTAGATTTAATATGCATACCTCTtattgttaaattatttttcatcataattCATATACAGTTATACTAAGTATagctaagtttttttttataggtaatttttttatcattaaacaCCCTAAGATCCTTAGTATAGCTAAGTTAATAGAGAGTAATACTAAATCCATAGTATAAGAATACAGCTAGGCACACATATTTTTAATGCAAGgagaaactaatattaaaaacctACACATTCATAGTAATAATAACCATTATATAAAAGCATTATAGACCAATGTTTCTCAAAAAATAGGTTAAAAATAGTGAGAAAGGAAGGGAAAAGCTTGTAACTTATTTTCCCCAGCAACATGAAATTGGCTAAAAgctgaaaattttatgtttcttATGATATATTCTCCATATTAATATGAAAACAAACAATACATACCTCTCCTTGACATGCATCTTCATTTGAAAATACTTCATAGTAAATATAATGGCGTATAAAATAGAGTTCTCTCTTATCGTGATTTCTTATGGAGTGGCATGGGGGGTGAACTCAAATTCCATCTAGTCAATTGGGATAAGGCATGCTCCCCAATCTCATCTGGTAGTTTGGGAATTAGAAATCTAAGGATTTTTAATTGGgaaatggctgtggagatatAATATGGAACCGGAAGCCCtatggaagttggtgattgattgcaaatgggggggggggggggggggggggttggtgcACTAGAGAGGTAAGTGGAGCTTATGGGGTGGGAGTGCAGAAACAAGTTAGACGTGGTTGGGGAATTTTTACTAGTCACACTAGATTTGTGTTGGGAGATGGCTCtagaataaaattttggagCGACCTTTGGTGTGGGAATAATGCCTTAAATGAATCATTCCCTTCAGTTTTCCGTGTTGCAAGTGAGAAAGAAGCTTCAATGGCTGATCTAATGGTGATATCTGGGAACCAAGTCCAATGGAACATTAACTTTAACAGAACGGCCCAAGACTGGGGAGTTGGTAGCTTTGAGGAATTTTTTAGTTTCTTGTATTCCGTGTTGCA contains:
- the LOC122309977 gene encoding CTD small phosphatase-like protein 2; the protein is MQTKKKNSGGSAACGHASPRVSRAQQKQNVQGVENKVKDLITSTATKHRLAGAVPKKKKEPVVAMNLNAKYELLRNEIPDVCLGHDVVSGASLDCKSCNEDTANCMMETIFSPSFHISKHAGGEIANGVDFVKYFRTGDQSQDRETEYPQVDVLNAHEETSESLIGEENNYPEQTVTFPADMDVDTKTSSEILNSERLGDQMNTIGRNDIDSCCHVDLEGASLSSEVSAIYLAMKNSKLECIDEHGQDSMSADVYVEDDQYEEFDDFDPYVFIKNLPDLSLVVPTFRPMLLPKQTRSCPPTTLVLDLDETLVHSTLEPCNDADFTFPVNFNLQEHTVYVRCRPHLRDFMDRVSSLFEIIIFTASQSIYAEQLLNVLDPKRKVFRHRVYRESCVYVDGNYLKDLSVLGRDLAHVIIVDNSPQAFGFQVDNGIPIESWFDDRSDKELLVLLPFLESLVGVEDVRPLIAKKFNLREKVAAAVCPLNLSRGDPFER